In a single window of the Zonotrichia leucophrys gambelii isolate GWCS_2022_RI chromosome 2, RI_Zleu_2.0, whole genome shotgun sequence genome:
- the NRN1 gene encoding neuritin: MGLKLNGSYISLILAVQIAYLAQAVRAAGRCDAVFRGFSDCLLRLGDNMANYPQDLDDKRNLQTICAYWDDFHACTLTALTDCQEGATDLWEKLRRESKNLDFQGSLFELCGGGSGAAPSLLRPALPLLLAALWAALVTWLPF; the protein is encoded by the exons ATGGGACTTAAGTTGAACGGCAGTTATATTTCTCTGATCCTTGCTGTACAGATAG CGTACCTGGCGCAGGCGGTGAGAGCGGCGGGGCGGTGCGATGCGGTCTTTAGGGGCTTCTCGGATTGTTTGCTGCGGCTGGGCGATAACATGGCCAACTACCCGCAGGACCTGGACGACAAGAGAAATCTGCAAACGATCTGCGC gtaCTGGGATGATTTCCACGCCTGCACCCTCACAGCGCTCACCGATTGCCAGGAAGGAGCGACAGACCTCTGGGAGAAATTGAGACGGGAATCCAAAAACCTCGATTTCCAAGGCAGCTTATTCGAACTGTGCGGAGGCGGCAGCGGCGCGGCGCCGTCCCTGCTGCGGCcggccctgcccctgctgctggcgGCTCTGTGGGCCGCCCTAGTGACCTGGCTGCCTTTCTAG